A genomic window from Treponema maltophilum ATCC 51939 includes:
- a CDS encoding SoxR reducing system RseC family protein: MRDSAKILSIGKNGSVTVLPVIKDACISCNRTSCAKAGSPFTVMNPRSLNVKPGMTVRIAAKKSSQAVQALTALLLPVACAVGGWFAANALAAAMNISSGEWLQAIGVLLGIFVPSGIIFLISRRVKNAHGEITEIVADE; encoded by the coding sequence ATGCGTGACAGTGCAAAGATTTTATCGATCGGCAAAAACGGCAGTGTCACCGTTTTACCCGTCATAAAAGACGCATGCATAAGCTGCAACAGAACGAGCTGCGCAAAAGCCGGAAGCCCCTTTACCGTGATGAATCCCCGCTCGCTGAATGTAAAGCCGGGAATGACCGTGCGCATCGCCGCAAAAAAAAGTTCGCAGGCGGTTCAGGCATTGACAGCGCTTTTGCTTCCCGTTGCGTGCGCGGTCGGCGGCTGGTTTGCGGCAAACGCCCTCGCAGCGGCAATGAACATATCTTCGGGAGAATGGCTTCAAGCGATCGGGGTATTGCTGGGAATCTTCGTTCCTTCGGGAATTATCTTTTTAATAAGCCGCCGCGTAAAAAACGCGCACGGCGAAATTACCGAAATTGTAGCCGACGAATAA